One window from the genome of Echinicola vietnamensis DSM 17526 encodes:
- a CDS encoding formyl transferase, whose protein sequence is MKIVVISECKAREMIVINKILQFQPRTVVVQPTFGKKKKKRSVEMLIKRLLTKFRYQRLKRKIAEKGIEHPDILNRVPFDAQKLNAPEGVEFLKRLSPDLLITCRAPLLSNEITQIAKIATINIHYGIAPEYRGNDTLFWALYHKDYQHIGGTIHHISQGVDTGNILARAYPALAADDDETSVDIKTSTLLGEALYSYLQKLSQARQPILGVIQHSKGTNYRAKDRTVQKSLTMLFRNMIGKATIPLQNQKVETHFDEESISIFA, encoded by the coding sequence ATGAAAATAGTTGTTATCAGCGAGTGCAAGGCCAGGGAAATGATCGTCATCAACAAGATCCTCCAGTTTCAGCCCAGAACAGTGGTAGTGCAACCCACTTTCGGTAAAAAGAAGAAAAAAAGGAGTGTCGAAATGTTGATTAAAAGATTGTTGACAAAATTTCGCTATCAACGATTGAAAAGAAAAATAGCAGAAAAAGGCATTGAACATCCCGATATTTTAAATCGTGTGCCTTTCGATGCGCAAAAACTAAATGCTCCAGAAGGTGTAGAATTTCTTAAACGCCTTTCCCCTGATCTGTTGATCACTTGCCGGGCTCCTTTGTTATCCAATGAAATCACTCAAATCGCCAAAATCGCCACGATCAACATCCACTACGGCATTGCCCCAGAATACCGCGGAAACGACACGCTTTTTTGGGCCTTATACCATAAAGATTACCAGCACATCGGAGGTACCATTCACCATATAAGCCAAGGAGTGGATACTGGAAACATCCTGGCAAGGGCCTATCCGGCACTGGCTGCAGATGACGATGAAACCTCCGTCGATATCAAAACCTCCACGTTGCTTGGAGAGGCACTTTATTCCTACCTCCAAAAATTATCCCAGGCCCGACAACCTATCCTTGGGGTCATCCAGCACAGCAAAGGAACTAATTACCGGGCCAAAGATCGGACCGTCCAAAAAAGCCTGACCATGCTCTTCAGAAATATGATAGGAAAAGCTACTATCCCCCTCCAAAACCAAAAGGTCGAAACCCATTTTGACGAGGAGAGCATCAGTATCTTTGCCTGA
- a CDS encoding uracil-DNA glycosylase family protein, translating into MQQLLREIKSCQVCIDKLPMGANPIVSASPLSKIAIIGQAPGKIVHETSIPWNDKSGENLRKWLGMDAATFYNPAIVALMPMGFCYPGRGTSGDLPPRPECAPLWHGQLLNQMQEIQLTLLVGSYAQAYYLKGRTGKTLTETVKNFQEYLPQYLPLPHPSPRNNIWQAKNPWFGEEVLPTLKERVRRVLD; encoded by the coding sequence ATGCAACAATTGCTTCGCGAAATCAAGTCCTGTCAAGTATGCATCGATAAGCTTCCGATGGGAGCCAACCCAATTGTTTCGGCTAGCCCGCTAAGCAAGATCGCCATCATCGGTCAAGCTCCGGGCAAAATCGTTCATGAAACCAGCATTCCCTGGAACGACAAAAGTGGTGAAAACCTGCGCAAATGGCTGGGAATGGATGCCGCTACCTTTTATAATCCCGCCATAGTCGCCTTGATGCCCATGGGTTTTTGCTATCCCGGTAGGGGAACATCAGGCGATCTGCCGCCCCGTCCAGAATGTGCCCCACTTTGGCATGGACAGCTTCTGAACCAGATGCAGGAAATTCAGCTGACCCTTTTGGTGGGCAGCTATGCACAGGCTTACTACCTGAAGGGAAGGACAGGAAAAACCCTCACCGAAACGGTCAAAAATTTCCAAGAATACTTGCCCCAGTACCTGCCACTTCCCCATCCATCTCCCCGAAATAATATCTGGCAGGCCAAAAACCCTTGGTTTGGAGAAGAGGTGCTGCCCACGCTAAAGGAAAGGGTAAGACGAGTTTTGGATTAG
- a CDS encoding FKBP-type peptidyl-prolyl cis-trans isomerase, whose product MKKLMIGLLVAIVGVGAFSCEPNNPYDFGPQYDFEGNMEIDSTKIVAYLDTAQIDSLYRIHDPSGTIIIVQEEGNASRPNNGNIIYTNYVGKLMEDGLVFDTNIESVAIENDLHEEGDEYGPFTFQLSNPGQQSANNAIAGWQYAFRHLRSGAKAVLVVPSPLAYQDQERGKIPANSILVFNVEFLGMD is encoded by the coding sequence ATGAAAAAGTTAATGATAGGCCTTTTGGTGGCGATTGTAGGGGTAGGAGCCTTTTCTTGTGAACCGAACAATCCATATGATTTTGGTCCGCAATATGATTTTGAGGGCAATATGGAAATAGACAGCACCAAGATTGTTGCTTACTTGGATACGGCACAGATAGATAGCCTTTACCGGATTCATGATCCCAGCGGTACCATCATTATCGTCCAAGAAGAAGGCAACGCCTCCAGACCAAATAATGGAAATATTATATATACTAATTATGTTGGGAAATTAATGGAAGATGGGTTGGTGTTTGATACAAACATTGAATCGGTAGCCATTGAAAATGATCTCCATGAGGAAGGAGATGAATATGGACCATTCACCTTCCAGTTGTCTAATCCTGGTCAACAATCCGCAAATAATGCCATTGCAGGTTGGCAATATGCCTTTAGACATTTAAGAAGTGGCGCCAAGGCTGTACTGGTAGTACCATCTCCTTTGGCCTATCAAGATCAAGAGAGAGGGAAAATTCCTGCCAATTCAATTCTAGTCTTTAATGTGGAGTTTTTAGGGATGGACTAA
- a CDS encoding FKBP-type peptidyl-prolyl cis-trans isomerase: MNTIKNIVLTALLVGLFASCIEDQESPQEIFQKDLKKIEDYLAQTDYQYIKKEQDPSSGIVILWDSLSYSGIDAQGADTLKVHYVGRLLDETVFDTNVEAVARENGMYSSERNYAPLEVFSQEYIQGFLFALSKMEKGDRARAIIPSAWAYGNREYSGRIPANSVLMFDLDMKDVIINEEEITTEE; this comes from the coding sequence ATGAACACAATTAAGAATATAGTGCTGACAGCCCTCCTGGTAGGGCTGTTTGCTTCCTGTATCGAGGATCAGGAGAGTCCACAGGAAATTTTCCAAAAAGACCTCAAGAAGATTGAGGACTATTTGGCCCAAACCGATTATCAGTACATTAAAAAAGAGCAGGATCCTAGTTCCGGAATTGTGATCCTATGGGATTCCCTTTCTTATTCTGGGATAGATGCCCAAGGTGCCGATACGCTAAAAGTACATTATGTGGGAAGGCTGCTGGATGAGACCGTATTTGATACGAATGTAGAAGCAGTGGCAAGGGAAAATGGAATGTATTCTTCCGAAAGGAATTACGCTCCATTGGAAGTGTTTAGCCAAGAATACATTCAGGGGTTCTTATTTGCACTTTCTAAAATGGAAAAAGGCGACCGGGCACGTGCCATCATCCCTTCCGCATGGGCTTATGGCAACCGGGAATATTCAGGAAGAATTCCAGCGAATTCCGTTTTGATGTTTGACCTGGACATGAAGGACGTCATTATAAATGAGGAAGAAATAACGACCGAAGAATAA